A portion of the Rhodanobacter sp. AS-Z3 genome contains these proteins:
- the flgM gene encoding flagellar biosynthesis anti-sigma factor FlgM, which produces MNTTITNNGLPKLQPSSSKAAGKADGNSSASASAAIDGGATSANGIDQLKLTDSARALQEASRQGDASPIDGNRVEQVRRALADGSYKIDAGRIADRLLAMDNQLGGIGKA; this is translated from the coding sequence ATGAATACGACCATTACAAACAATGGCTTGCCGAAGCTTCAGCCGTCCAGCAGCAAGGCTGCCGGCAAGGCCGATGGCAACTCCTCCGCCAGTGCCTCCGCCGCGATCGATGGCGGCGCAACCTCGGCGAACGGGATCGATCAGCTCAAACTGACCGACTCCGCACGGGCACTGCAGGAAGCTTCCCGCCAGGGCGATGCCTCCCCGATCGATGGCAATCGCGTCGAGCAGGTGCGGCGTGCGCTGGCCGATGGCAGCTACAAAATTGATGCTGGCCGGATTGCCGACCGCTTGCTCGCCATGGACAACCAGCTCGGGGGCATCGGCAAGGCATGA
- a CDS encoding HDOD domain-containing protein: MSTPRNVPSSTSSLHATGGQGSTGTPSSTPLPVLRTPMLDRERNLFAYEVLFHREPGDEESLLRSVLSTITDGSMTRLVRGNRAFLNLPAELLPEDSDVLLHQPRLGLVLQPSVANDPELMKRLQRMAERGCQFVLEAGDTDLEASLSLQGLLQMAQMVRLDASQLEPDVMKARTESLHARGIRVVIGHVDDHETYERCLALPVQAIQGRYLLIPQPVAIPVLTANRMSILRLMGALQEVNPGPVELGAIIRDDAVLSYKLLSCVNSAYFGLPRQLKSVEQAAIFFGVTRMRNWIETMSLCGLDDQPPELLRAAMIRAHMCEKLATGMPDGGPQTAFTVGLFSLLDTLMCAPMEFLLSHLTLAPEVSGALMDRSGPFGALLKEIITWEAGEMTSERAAPQRILRMATVYLSATQWADQVFASAGEKHKTS; this comes from the coding sequence ATGAGCACCCCACGCAACGTCCCTTCCAGCACCTCCTCTCTGCATGCTACGGGTGGCCAGGGTTCCACCGGAACACCGTCATCCACCCCACTGCCGGTACTGCGTACACCCATGCTCGATCGCGAACGCAATCTGTTCGCTTATGAAGTGCTGTTCCACCGCGAACCGGGCGATGAAGAAAGTCTGTTGCGCAGTGTTCTGTCGACCATCACCGATGGCTCGATGACGCGACTGGTTCGCGGCAATCGTGCGTTTCTGAATCTGCCAGCGGAATTGCTGCCCGAAGATTCCGACGTTTTGCTGCATCAGCCACGCCTCGGCCTGGTATTGCAGCCCTCGGTGGCCAATGATCCCGAATTGATGAAGCGTCTCCAGCGCATGGCTGAGCGTGGCTGTCAGTTTGTTCTTGAGGCCGGCGATACCGACCTGGAAGCCAGCCTGTCTTTGCAGGGCTTGCTGCAGATGGCGCAGATGGTCCGACTGGACGCCAGCCAGCTTGAGCCGGACGTGATGAAGGCGCGCACCGAGTCGCTGCATGCTCGGGGTATTCGCGTGGTGATCGGTCACGTCGACGACCATGAAACCTACGAGCGCTGCCTTGCGTTGCCCGTGCAGGCCATCCAGGGCCGCTATTTGCTGATTCCCCAACCGGTTGCCATTCCGGTGCTCACCGCCAACCGCATGAGTATTCTGCGTTTGATGGGCGCCCTGCAGGAAGTCAATCCGGGCCCAGTGGAATTGGGCGCGATCATCCGCGACGACGCCGTGCTGAGCTACAAACTGTTGAGCTGCGTGAACTCGGCTTATTTCGGCCTGCCGCGTCAGTTGAAGTCGGTCGAGCAGGCAGCGATCTTCTTCGGCGTGACACGCATGCGCAACTGGATCGAGACGATGTCGCTCTGCGGCCTGGACGACCAGCCGCCGGAATTGCTGCGCGCAGCCATGATCCGTGCCCACATGTGCGAAAAGCTGGCGACCGGCATGCCCGACGGCGGCCCGCAAACCGCGTTTACCGTCGGTCTGTTCTCTCTGCTGGACACCCTGATGTGCGCGCCGATGGAGTTCCTGCTGAGCCATTTGACGCTGGCGCCGGAAGTCAGCGGCGCACTGATGGATCGCAGCGGTCCGTTCGGCGCCCTGCTGAAAGAAATCATTACCTGGGAAGCTGGCGAAATGACCAGCGAGCGCGCTGCGCCGCAACGTATCCTGCGCATGGCCACGGTGTATCTCAGCGCAACCCAGTGGGCCGATCAGGTGTTCGCCTCGGCAGGCGAAAAGCACAAGACCTCCTGA
- a CDS encoding flagellar protein FlgN, with product MNTVLQHELNDALASVLDDMQRATDQLLAVLESERAALVSGDPKALDEAGTNKQTIMQQLEQLDVERLQLSREQPSRQAALQPEWTRVMESLARCHALNQRNGSTVNQRLIQVRQALSILTGHVGESAIYGRSGEMRASLRSQVLAAA from the coding sequence ATGAACACTGTGCTGCAGCACGAACTGAACGATGCCCTTGCGTCCGTTCTGGACGACATGCAGCGAGCGACTGACCAACTACTGGCCGTGCTGGAGTCCGAGCGTGCTGCGCTGGTCAGCGGCGATCCCAAAGCACTGGACGAAGCCGGTACAAACAAGCAAACCATCATGCAGCAGTTGGAACAGCTGGATGTCGAGCGTCTGCAACTGAGCCGTGAGCAGCCGTCCAGGCAAGCTGCGCTGCAGCCCGAATGGACCCGCGTGATGGAGTCGCTGGCGCGTTGTCATGCACTCAACCAGCGCAACGGAAGCACGGTCAACCAACGGTTGATCCAGGTGCGGCAGGCACTCTCCATCCTGACCGGCCATGTCGGTGAAAGCGCCATCTATGGGCGCTCGGGAGAAATGCGTGCCAGCTTGCGTTCGCAGGTGCTGGCAGCGGCGTGA